The following proteins are encoded in a genomic region of Arachis ipaensis cultivar K30076 chromosome B02, Araip1.1, whole genome shotgun sequence:
- the LOC107623409 gene encoding protein trichome birefringence-like 25, translating into MVKKIMRSDPKQFSTMQMQNNVCVKIAVSFLCLGLAFRLLLPDSFSFSSSSSSSSSSSSSMVMEETPPPMAEEKTESPVFHLPLEASSDSVDFSSNNNKSQSSQNGAEKCDLFVGEWVADKSGPMYTNESCNLIEHHQNCMKNGRSDSGYLYWRWSPRGCELPKFNPRKFLDFMRNKSFAFIGDSISRNHVQSLLCILSQVEPAVEIYHDKEYRSKIWKFPSHNFTLSVIWTPFLIKATIFEDMDGVSSSETQLHLDTLDTLWTKQYETFDFVLIGGGKWFLKTAIYHENNTIVGCHYCPGKNLTDFGFDYAYRKAIGLVLDFFVKSSHKATIFFRTTTPDHFENGEWFSGGYCNRTVPFKEGQIEMIDVDSTMRGIELEEFAKAVSSGSDKAAKLKLLDTTFLSLLRPDGHPGPYRQYQPFAKDKNAKVQNDCLHWCLPGPIDSWNDIIMEMLVNP; encoded by the exons ATGGTGAAGAAGATTATGAGGTCTGATCCAAAGCAATTTTCAACAATGCAAATGCAGAACAATGTTTGTGTTAAGATTGCAGTGTCATTCCTCTGTTTAGGTCTTGCTTTTCGGCTTCTATTGCCGGATTCATTCagcttttcatcatcatcatcatcatcatcatcatcatcatcatcaatggtGATGGAAGAAACTCCTCCTCCAATGGCAGAGGAAAAAACAGAGTCCCCTGTTTTTCATcttcctcttgaagcatcatctgATTCTGTTGATTTTTCATCAAACAACAACAAAAGCCAAAGCTCTCAAAATG gagCAGAAAAATGTGATCTATTTGTGGGAGAATGGGTGGCAGATAAATCTGGTCCAATGTACACAAATGAGAGTTGCAATTTGATTGAGCATCATCAAAATTGCATGAAAAATGGAAGGTCTGATTCAGGGTACCTTTATTGGAGGTGGAGTCCAAGAGGGTGTGAACTACCAAAGTTTAATCCAAGAAAGTTTCTTGATTTCATGAGAAATAAATCATTTGCTTTCATTGGTGATTCCATCTCACGCAACCATGTGCAATCCCTTCTTTGCATTCTATCTCAG GTAGAACCAGCTGTTGAGATCTACCATGACAAAGAATACAGATCAAAGATATGGAAATTCCCATCTCACAACTTCACACTCTCAGTAATATGGACTCCTTTTCTCATCAAAGCAACAATTTTTGAGGACATGGATGGAGTTTCCTCTTCAGAGACACAGCTTCATCTTGACACTCTTGACACCCTTTGGACTAAACAATATGAAacttttgattttgttttgattggTGGCGGGAAATGGTTCCTCAAGACCGCGATTTACCACGAAAACAATACAATTGTTGGATGTCATTACTGTCCTGGAAAGAACCTAACTGATTTCGGATTTGACTATGCATACAGAAAGGCGATCGGGCTAGTTTTAGACTTCTTTGTGAAATCAAGTCACAAGGCGACAATTTTCTTCAGAACGACGACACCTGATCACTTTGAGAATGGCGAGTGGTTCAGTGGAGGGTATTGTAATAGAACAGTTCCTTTCAAAGAGGGTCAAATAGAAATGATTGATGTAGATTCCACCATGAGAGGTATTGAACTTGAAGAATTCGCGAAAGCAGTATCGTCAGGATCGGATAAAGCTGCGAAATTGAAACTTCTGGACACAACTTTTCTATCATTGTTGAGACCAGATGGTCATCCAGGACCATACAGACAGTACCAACCCTTTGCCAAAGATAAGAATGcaaaagttcaaaatgattgcTTACATTGGTGTTTGCCAGGACCAATTGATTCTTGGAATGACATAATAATGGAAATGTTAGTGAATCCTTAA